One part of the Sorangiineae bacterium MSr11954 genome encodes these proteins:
- a CDS encoding protein kinase: MIQQKYRIDRLIGVGGTAAVYAATHRNGHRVAIKFLHETFWNDPEIGQLFSREAYVANQVRHPGSVPVLDNDMDHEGCPFLIMPLLEGMTLRERWERARNRLPLDEVMVVVSDALDVLVSAHAKGIIHRDIKPDNLFITGSGNVRVLDFGIARRINGESSAIFPGRLVGTPAFMSPEQALGNANAVGPHSDCWAMGATIFTLLSGELVHISDNSSALIVAAATQRARALSDVLPELPAPIVQFVRTSLAFEPAERWPSAREMREALHLAYEAALGRSLASVAVQVREGFVAELSPDSSDLHETETQPIDRADRTDRVGRVSPPSGGFLPSTGRMMASAPSNGAIETRLSASGRWKSTRTQGSVRTLTTSLPKTLRDGEAVSSDRKNEPNPARSEPSRRVLRLKRRRRLWGAVVAGMALPGVVALAFVVAMVLGVYEPGIGHRLKARLPPAGVDDAGASAAPTASSNTEAARAHFNAGVQDWRDAVPGAAEKSFTRALELDPSLAAAHLYLAMMPMWTDDGAREHHHAASAQRARLGPRDLALLDAYAPVVAMPPDLDTARQRLLAAHEAFRSDWLVSFALADIQIKRGELQNAIDVLNDLSGRDPTVAMAWAGKGFAYGLLDDVASARRSLEECLHVSSYGVRCLETIAKLDAHEGRCEDTERHARRLMALPSPSNLMAIRLASAIHGRGGTMSSVHDVLDRAWPLAPESKREIVRQRYEAQFLVLAGQFEPARRALDAWGRAVANEASESEHARFSQMQFQMAIELGDPSLAGRLATEYLAKRDAWLPSTYFDWEILALRTLYLTGSLPHEAFETRRQSWLAREAKRSQLLNSTALRWIVAYALAVGTPDDAREALSVLPSYLPLVDSLTRDVEMDDGIGTTYLLAGDVEKALPYLQRATRSCEAVQAPFEHTRAHLHLGLALEQRGDVAGACAAYGVVLARWGEERRSVSAKMARAHRSSLRCPAP, from the coding sequence GTGATACAACAGAAATATCGAATTGACCGGCTGATCGGGGTTGGCGGGACGGCGGCCGTCTATGCGGCGACGCATCGCAATGGCCACCGCGTGGCCATCAAGTTCCTGCACGAAACATTCTGGAACGATCCGGAGATCGGCCAGCTCTTCAGCCGCGAAGCGTATGTGGCCAATCAGGTGCGCCACCCGGGCAGCGTCCCCGTGCTCGACAACGACATGGATCACGAGGGGTGCCCCTTTCTGATCATGCCGCTGCTCGAGGGGATGACCCTCCGCGAGCGCTGGGAGCGCGCAAGGAACCGTCTGCCGCTCGATGAAGTGATGGTGGTGGTCTCGGATGCGCTCGACGTGCTCGTGAGCGCCCACGCCAAAGGCATCATCCATCGCGACATCAAACCGGACAACCTCTTCATCACCGGCTCGGGCAATGTGCGCGTGCTCGACTTCGGCATCGCCCGCCGCATCAACGGGGAGAGCAGCGCCATCTTTCCAGGCCGGCTGGTGGGCACCCCCGCCTTCATGTCGCCCGAGCAGGCCCTCGGCAACGCCAACGCCGTGGGACCGCACAGCGATTGCTGGGCCATGGGGGCCACGATTTTTACGCTCTTGTCCGGCGAGCTCGTTCACATCTCGGACAACTCGAGCGCCCTGATCGTAGCCGCCGCCACCCAGCGCGCGCGCGCCCTCTCCGACGTGCTGCCCGAGCTCCCGGCGCCCATCGTGCAATTCGTTCGCACGTCGCTGGCGTTCGAGCCGGCGGAGCGATGGCCGTCGGCGCGCGAGATGCGCGAGGCGCTCCACTTGGCGTACGAGGCGGCGTTGGGCCGGTCGCTCGCCTCGGTGGCGGTGCAGGTTCGCGAAGGCTTCGTCGCGGAGCTTTCACCCGACAGCAGCGATCTGCACGAGACGGAGACGCAGCCGATCGATCGCGCCGATCGTACGGATCGCGTCGGTCGCGTTTCGCCGCCCAGCGGAGGTTTTCTGCCCAGCACCGGGCGCATGATGGCGAGCGCACCGTCGAACGGCGCCATCGAGACGCGCCTCAGCGCATCGGGCCGGTGGAAATCGACGCGCACGCAGGGCAGCGTCCGCACCCTCACCACGTCCCTCCCCAAGACGCTTCGGGATGGAGAGGCGGTGAGCAGCGACCGAAAGAACGAGCCCAACCCGGCCCGCTCCGAACCCTCGCGCCGCGTGCTCCGGCTCAAACGACGCCGGCGGCTCTGGGGGGCCGTGGTCGCCGGGATGGCGTTGCCGGGGGTGGTGGCGCTGGCCTTCGTGGTGGCCATGGTGCTGGGGGTGTACGAGCCCGGGATCGGACACCGCCTTAAGGCGCGGCTGCCGCCCGCGGGGGTCGACGATGCGGGAGCATCCGCCGCGCCCACGGCGTCGAGCAACACGGAGGCGGCGCGCGCCCACTTCAACGCGGGCGTTCAAGATTGGCGCGACGCCGTGCCGGGTGCCGCCGAAAAGAGCTTTACGCGTGCGCTGGAGCTCGATCCCAGCCTGGCGGCGGCCCACCTCTATTTGGCCATGATGCCCATGTGGACGGACGACGGGGCGCGCGAGCACCACCACGCGGCGTCCGCCCAACGTGCCCGGCTCGGGCCGCGCGATCTCGCCCTGCTCGATGCGTACGCGCCCGTGGTGGCCATGCCGCCCGATCTGGACACCGCACGCCAGCGCCTCCTCGCGGCGCACGAGGCGTTTCGTTCCGACTGGCTCGTGAGCTTTGCGCTGGCGGATATTCAGATCAAGCGCGGCGAGCTGCAGAACGCGATCGACGTGCTGAACGATCTCTCCGGGCGCGATCCGACGGTGGCCATGGCTTGGGCGGGCAAGGGGTTCGCGTACGGATTGCTCGACGACGTCGCGAGCGCGCGCCGCTCGTTGGAAGAGTGCCTCCACGTCTCGAGCTACGGCGTGAGGTGCCTCGAGACCATCGCCAAGCTCGATGCGCACGAAGGGCGATGCGAGGACACGGAGCGGCACGCGCGCCGGCTGATGGCGCTTCCGTCGCCGAGCAATTTGATGGCCATCCGGCTCGCGAGCGCCATCCACGGCCGGGGCGGAACGATGAGCAGCGTCCACGACGTGCTCGATCGCGCCTGGCCGCTCGCGCCCGAATCGAAGCGCGAGATCGTCCGTCAGCGCTACGAGGCTCAGTTCCTCGTGCTCGCCGGGCAGTTCGAGCCGGCGCGGCGCGCGCTGGATGCGTGGGGCAGGGCCGTCGCGAACGAGGCGTCCGAGTCCGAGCATGCGCGTTTCTCGCAGATGCAATTTCAAATGGCCATCGAGCTCGGAGATCCCTCGCTCGCCGGTCGACTGGCCACCGAGTACCTCGCCAAGCGCGATGCGTGGCTCCCGTCCACCTATTTCGATTGGGAGATCCTGGCGCTGCGGACGCTCTACCTCACCGGTTCGTTGCCGCACGAGGCCTTCGAGACGCGCAGGCAATCCTGGCTGGCGCGCGAGGCCAAACGCTCCCAGCTCCTCAACTCGACCGCGCTGCGGTGGATCGTGGCCTACGCGCTCGCCGTGGGCACCCCCGACGATGCCCGCGAGGCCCTGTCGGTGCTGCCGAGTTATCTTCCGCTCGTCGATTCGCTCACCCGCGACGTCGAGATGGACGACGGTATTGGCACGACCTACCTGCTCGCGGGAGACGTCGAGAAGGCGTTGCCTTACCTCCAGCGGGCCACGCGCTCGTGCGAGGCGGTCCAAGCACCTTTCGAGCATACCCGCGCGCATTTGCACTTGGGGCTCGCGCTCGAGCAGCGAGGTGACGTGGCAGGCGCATGCGCCGCGTACGGCGTCGTCCTGGCGCGATGGGGCGAGGAGCGCCGCAGCGTATCGGCAAAAATGGCGCGCGCGCATCGCTCCTCGTTGCGCTGCCCGGCCCCGTGA
- a CDS encoding glutamate synthase subunit beta — protein sequence MGDPTGFLKLGRRPSKERPVEERVEDYREFVLPLPDGEVREEAARCMDCGVPFCHGSCPLGNLIPEWNDLMYRGEVERAMSRLFETNNFPEVTGRICPAPCEGSCVLALDGDAVRIKAIEKTIADETFERSLVPRVSAVRTGKRVAIVGSGPAGLAAAQQLAREGHEVTLFEKDDRVGGLLRYGIPDFKLEKGGLDRRLEQLAAEGVRFVTNADIGGAVSVQDLRSEHDAVVLACGAQIPRDLPVPGRELRGIHFAMDFLTLQNRRVAGDDVEGGLVATGKHVVVIGGGDTGSDCVGTSHRHKAASVLQLEILPRPPDARPRENPWPAWPLVLRTSSSHQEGGSRDWSVLTRRFIGDANGNVTALEAVRAEILPDRSVRAVEGTEFTVPCDLALLAMGFTGPVRTIPTALGLALDARGNVATDSEGRTNAPGVFACGDMSRGQSLVVWAIADGRRVARGVDRYLSAAVSTRIAG from the coding sequence TGTATGGATTGCGGCGTGCCGTTCTGCCACGGCAGCTGTCCGCTCGGCAATTTGATCCCCGAGTGGAACGACTTGATGTACCGCGGTGAGGTCGAGCGCGCGATGTCGCGCCTGTTCGAGACGAACAACTTCCCCGAGGTGACGGGCCGCATCTGCCCCGCGCCGTGCGAAGGGTCGTGCGTCTTGGCGCTCGACGGCGACGCGGTGCGCATCAAGGCCATCGAGAAGACCATCGCCGACGAGACGTTCGAGCGCAGCCTGGTCCCGCGCGTCTCCGCCGTTCGCACCGGCAAGCGCGTGGCCATCGTGGGCTCCGGCCCCGCCGGTCTCGCGGCCGCGCAGCAGCTCGCGCGCGAGGGCCACGAGGTGACCTTGTTCGAGAAGGACGATCGCGTCGGCGGGCTCCTTCGCTATGGCATCCCCGACTTCAAGTTGGAGAAGGGCGGGCTCGATCGGCGCCTCGAGCAGCTCGCGGCCGAGGGCGTTCGCTTCGTCACCAACGCCGATATCGGCGGCGCGGTGTCGGTTCAGGATTTGCGCTCCGAGCACGACGCGGTGGTGCTCGCGTGCGGCGCGCAGATCCCGCGCGATCTTCCGGTCCCCGGGCGGGAGCTTCGCGGCATCCACTTCGCGATGGACTTTCTGACCCTGCAAAACCGCCGGGTGGCGGGCGACGACGTGGAAGGCGGCCTGGTCGCCACCGGCAAGCACGTGGTGGTCATCGGCGGGGGCGATACGGGCTCCGACTGCGTGGGAACGTCGCACCGGCACAAGGCGGCCAGCGTGCTGCAGCTCGAGATTTTGCCGCGCCCGCCGGATGCGCGCCCGCGCGAGAACCCGTGGCCGGCCTGGCCTTTGGTGCTGCGCACGTCGTCGTCGCACCAAGAGGGCGGCTCCCGCGATTGGTCGGTGCTCACCCGGCGCTTCATCGGCGACGCAAATGGCAACGTGACGGCCCTCGAGGCGGTGCGTGCGGAGATCCTCCCGGATCGCTCGGTGCGCGCGGTGGAAGGCACCGAGTTCACCGTGCCGTGCGACTTGGCGCTGTTGGCCATGGGCTTTACGGGGCCCGTGCGCACGATCCCCACCGCGCTCGGTCTTGCGCTCGATGCGCGCGGCAATGTGGCCACCGACTCCGAGGGGCGGACCAACGCCCCGGGCGTGTTTGCCTGCGGCGACATGAGCCGCGGTCAGTCGCTGGTGGTGTGGGCCATCGCCGATGGACGTCGCGTGGCCCGCGGTGTCGATCGGTACCTGTCCGCCGCCGTATCCACGCGCATCGCGGGTTAG
- a CDS encoding sigma 54-interacting transcriptional regulator yields the protein MVVDHRVRMVGRARDADLILPDRSVSRHHFQIVETEHGTRVHVCPTAAPLVHAGCETLDVLVKVGDSLVVGNTVLLVAEADTDGSQPPASYGSTMVHALLNGPAADARGFAAVFALNEALATTEDMGSLESALANWARAHADCESIEITDAPSNVLSGANDTVTNGASNGDAMAVLETVTPAGRVKLVVPAHGASPRWIAFATTLSPDRVTDLLRRLLVVAVQICASRIAQISALRTVKAELETFRQQAVGSAHAFLGTSVAADRLVRIIPKLAVSDTVVLLTGETGVGKTFVARLIHETGSRKDEPLKVINCAAIPDNLIESELFGHERGAFTGAVAARPGALESAGRGTVLLDEIGELPLASQAKLLRVLEEKCFERVGSNRSVTLQARVIAATNRDLQAMVTAGTFRSDLFFRISVVSASVPPLRERGDDLLLLAQQILLDFAPSTGRRIDGFSPEALAAIRRYPWPGNVRELRNAIEHAVVLGDGPWIAPSDLPVAVNGVHEPSVNGASAQAAGEDPFIVRLPASLEWVERRAIDAALLQTNGNRTKAAALLGINRQTLYNKLREVPRS from the coding sequence ATGGTCGTCGACCATCGCGTGCGGATGGTCGGTCGCGCGCGCGACGCCGACTTGATCTTGCCCGATCGCTCCGTTTCCCGTCACCACTTCCAGATCGTGGAGACCGAGCACGGAACGCGCGTCCACGTGTGCCCCACCGCCGCCCCGCTCGTGCACGCCGGGTGCGAAACGCTCGACGTGCTGGTGAAGGTCGGGGACTCGCTCGTAGTAGGCAACACCGTGCTCTTGGTGGCCGAAGCCGACACCGACGGCTCGCAACCGCCCGCGTCCTACGGCTCCACGATGGTACACGCGCTGCTGAACGGCCCAGCCGCCGACGCGCGCGGCTTCGCAGCCGTGTTTGCGCTCAACGAAGCGCTGGCCACGACGGAAGACATGGGCTCGCTCGAATCAGCGCTCGCCAACTGGGCGCGCGCGCACGCCGACTGCGAATCCATCGAAATCACGGACGCGCCCTCCAACGTGCTCTCGGGCGCGAACGATACCGTGACCAATGGCGCGAGCAACGGCGATGCCATGGCGGTTCTGGAGACGGTCACCCCCGCGGGCCGTGTAAAGCTCGTGGTGCCCGCGCATGGAGCATCGCCGCGATGGATTGCGTTCGCGACCACGTTGTCCCCCGATCGGGTGACGGATCTCCTTCGCCGGCTGCTGGTGGTGGCCGTTCAAATCTGCGCCTCGCGCATCGCGCAAATCTCGGCCCTGCGCACGGTCAAAGCGGAGCTGGAGACATTTCGGCAGCAAGCCGTCGGGAGCGCGCACGCCTTCTTGGGAACATCGGTGGCGGCCGATCGGCTGGTGCGCATCATCCCGAAGCTCGCCGTGTCGGACACCGTGGTGCTCCTCACCGGCGAGACAGGGGTGGGCAAAACCTTCGTGGCGCGCTTGATCCACGAAACCGGTTCACGCAAAGACGAGCCGCTCAAGGTCATCAATTGTGCGGCCATTCCAGACAACCTCATTGAGAGTGAGTTGTTCGGGCACGAGCGCGGCGCGTTCACCGGTGCCGTGGCCGCGCGACCCGGTGCGCTCGAGAGCGCAGGCCGGGGCACCGTGCTGCTCGACGAAATTGGCGAGCTGCCGCTCGCGAGCCAAGCGAAGCTCCTACGCGTCCTCGAGGAGAAGTGCTTCGAGCGGGTCGGCTCGAACCGCTCCGTGACCTTGCAGGCCCGCGTCATCGCCGCCACCAACCGCGATCTCCAGGCCATGGTGACCGCGGGCACCTTTCGAAGCGATCTGTTCTTTCGCATCTCGGTCGTCAGCGCCTCCGTGCCACCGCTGCGCGAACGCGGTGACGACTTGTTGTTGCTCGCGCAACAAATCTTGCTCGATTTCGCCCCCAGCACCGGCCGGCGCATCGATGGCTTTTCGCCCGAGGCGCTGGCCGCCATTCGCCGCTACCCTTGGCCTGGGAATGTGCGGGAGCTGCGCAATGCCATCGAGCACGCGGTGGTCCTGGGCGATGGCCCGTGGATTGCGCCCTCGGATCTTCCCGTGGCCGTGAACGGTGTTCACGAACCTTCCGTGAACGGGGCGTCGGCGCAAGCGGCGGGCGAAGATCCGTTCATCGTGCGCCTGCCGGCGAGCCTCGAGTGGGTGGAGCGGCGGGCCATCGATGCGGCGCTGTTGCAAACGAACGGCAATCGAACGAAGGCGGCGGCGTTGCTCGGGATCAATCGGCAAACCTTGTACAACAAGCTGCGGGAAGTCCCGCGCAGCTGA
- a CDS encoding sigma 54-interacting transcriptional regulator has protein sequence MMKALVVLEGSLGDTVAHTLEGAELRFRTERLTSGDAAPATSRPADLIVVDEAMDDNERTRLTSRHGAPIIVIGRDVGKPLGEQALRNAVVRATRCARSDTGGLVAVDPPLQQALHTVDQVAKRGGSVLITGPTGSGKELLARHVHLRSGRQGAFVAVNCAAFSDGLAESALFGHVRGAFTGAVSNAGGAFVEAHRGTLFLDEIGELDPGVQAKLLRALEEGSIRAVGASKPTAIDVRVVAATNRDLRKEIAMSRFRSDLYFRIATFVVEVPPLRDRPGDRDALITRFHAQHDRGSRISFSREARHALDRYPWPGNVRELRNVMERVLSLAAPGELTEAALLDLAPELATAHAVPAEAPRRKDAILTSVRPTAGKTSAREAAALIEQQLIRERLARGGTQLQKLADELGIHRTTLWRKLKRLQLTPGNHEAPQEGQRSE, from the coding sequence ATGATGAAGGCACTCGTCGTTCTCGAAGGTTCCCTCGGAGACACCGTTGCACACACACTCGAAGGTGCCGAGCTCCGTTTTCGCACCGAACGCTTAACGTCGGGCGACGCGGCACCGGCCACATCGCGCCCCGCCGATCTCATCGTGGTCGACGAGGCCATGGATGACAACGAACGCACACGGCTCACCAGCCGTCATGGCGCGCCGATCATCGTCATCGGGCGCGATGTCGGAAAGCCGTTGGGCGAGCAAGCCCTGCGAAACGCCGTCGTGCGTGCCACACGGTGCGCGCGCTCGGACACGGGCGGCCTCGTCGCCGTCGATCCGCCGCTGCAGCAGGCGCTTCATACGGTGGATCAAGTGGCCAAACGCGGTGGAAGCGTGTTGATCACGGGGCCGACGGGCTCGGGAAAAGAGCTGCTCGCGCGGCATGTGCACCTGCGCTCCGGGCGGCAGGGGGCTTTCGTCGCCGTCAACTGCGCGGCGTTCAGCGATGGGCTGGCGGAGAGCGCGCTCTTCGGGCACGTGCGCGGCGCGTTCACGGGGGCGGTGTCCAACGCGGGCGGCGCCTTCGTCGAGGCGCATCGGGGCACCCTGTTCCTCGACGAAATCGGGGAGCTGGACCCGGGGGTGCAAGCGAAGCTCCTGCGTGCCCTCGAGGAGGGCTCGATTCGCGCCGTCGGCGCCTCCAAGCCCACCGCCATCGACGTTCGCGTGGTGGCGGCCACCAACCGCGATCTGCGCAAAGAAATCGCCATGTCGCGCTTCCGCTCGGATCTGTACTTCCGCATCGCGACCTTCGTCGTGGAGGTGCCCCCGCTGCGTGACCGACCCGGCGATCGCGACGCCTTGATCACACGATTCCACGCGCAGCACGACCGCGGTTCGCGCATTTCGTTCTCGCGCGAAGCGCGCCACGCGCTGGATCGCTACCCCTGGCCGGGCAATGTGCGGGAGCTGCGCAATGTGATGGAGCGGGTGCTGTCGCTGGCCGCCCCGGGCGAGCTGACGGAGGCTGCGCTGCTCGACCTCGCGCCGGAGCTCGCCACGGCCCACGCCGTGCCCGCCGAAGCACCGCGCCGTAAGGATGCGATCCTGACGAGCGTGCGGCCGACTGCCGGGAAAACGTCGGCGCGCGAGGCCGCCGCCTTGATCGAGCAGCAGCTCATTCGCGAACGGCTCGCGCGGGGCGGTACCCAACTGCAAAAGCTGGCGGACGAGCTCGGGATCCATCGAACCACGCTCTGGCGAAAGCTGAAACGGCTGCAATTGACGCCCGGCAACCATGAGGCACCTCAAGAAGGCCAACGGTCGGAGTAG